The stretch of DNA CTGGTGATAAATTTGCCCAGCCCTGGAAAGTAGCATGGAATCATAATTTGGATACAAATTTAAATCGCCCATATAATGCAATTAAAAAGTTACGCTCCTCTCTAAGTGATTCTCCAGGAATTCTGATAAATGCGGTGCATTTGCAAAATGAATTCATTCCAAGACCAAAGGGGAACAATGAATGGCTCtacttttttgttattcCTGACATGAAGCTTTATATAATCAAGGAAACAAACATTGAGGAATTTGCCTCCTTCTTACACGAAGGCGTTTTCCAAGCACCAAGATTATCCTTTCAAGATTACTTGAGTGGTAAAGCCAAGGTTGCTCCACACGTTCAACACGTTCATCGCAAAAATCTTACAAGGTTTCACGGTGAAACTTTTCTTCGAGATTGGAATTTAGTCTGCGGGCATTTTAAGAGAGATGAGAAGTGTGGAGAAATGGGGCCAGACATAATTAAGGCATTTCAAGACGAAAATTTGCTATCTGAGAATAACTTAGCTATAATTTCTCATGTCGGCGGTCATATTTTTGCTGGCAACGtgattttttataaattaTTTGGTGGAGGAGATGGAGGAAGTGCCCAAAGCAAGCTCGACTCATTATGGTTTGGCAAGGTCTACCCACACAATTTGAAACTCTTATGCGAGAACTTGGAAAACGGAAGAATTATCGATGAAATGTACAGGGGTGGTATATCGATGaactaaaaaatttgttataaaaattaaaagcaagacgatgatgaattatggattttttatatttactTCTATACATCTTTATATATTCCTGAACATATGcttttttaaaaaactACAATCACTGCTTTATACTCCTTGTTCATTCTTTTACACTAATTAAATGTAATTTGTTCTAACCTCAATTATGCTATGAATTATATCCTTTACTTGAATATTCTTCAGATTGTTGGTTAAAAATTCTTGTTCAATCAAGGAAAGCctcaaaaaattctcacATAGATCTCCGTCAATAACTTTGCGCACAGGGGCATAATAGCTTCTATAGTTTTGGTGATCTCGGCCTACAACGGAATAAGACCCCTCACATATTGGTTCGTCAACTATGTCATGCAGTCCGTGTAACACAACGCTAGCTAattcctcttcatcatcttccttTCGCATGttcttatttctctttcGTGACTCATAATCTAAATAAAACGAATCATCTGCCTCAGCCATTATACtttcgatttttttcatcattaaaaCATTCCCctttgataataatggaATAAAGCAGCCAACAGTGCCTTGTAAACCCATATAGATGCAGCCAGGTCTATCAGAATTTGAAATGCTGTCCAAGATATGGAAATCTGTGATGATATCATTGACGAAAAAGTGATTCAATAGTTGAAATTTAAACTTGCAGTCATAAGTATTGGGCAGTTTCTGCTGTAAGCTTATAAGGTCCAGCGGGTACTTAATAGTGTTATCTGATAATTCTTCAGGATTAcaatttgatattattttttcgcATTCTAGCGGACACCTTAAAGTCCACACATTTCCGAACTTATCAGCGCCTATTATTGTTGCCTCAtctaaaaatttcaaagttgCCACATGGCGTTTTACGGAGTCATCGACAATtggaataaaaatatttccaGCAGGATTCCAGATAAATAGAGTGACAGATTCGTGTATGTCGCCAACAGCCAATCTTTCATGATTCCACTGGTCCATGGATACAATTTTTGTTATGGATACGGGAGTCTGCGTTACAGATCTTCTCAACAGCTGCTTTTTCCCTAAGCCGTAGAGGACAATAGTGGAATCGATGGCGGTGAgtagaaaatttttaaacttCAACATGGAATATATCGGTGAGATGATATTGGTTTGATGAATTGGTTCAATCTCAAAAGATGACTGGTCTTTATTAACTAGTACTTTGTATGTGAGCAGTCTTTTATCTTCAGCACAAATTACGAGATGGTTAGCCTGCCTCGTGAAGTCCACTATAGCCGCAGAAATGCAGCGCACATTGTGTAGTATTatgaacaaaatatttgatttgTTGTAGTTCAAGCATATACCATTAACTCGCAATGATAGACGGCATTGCTGTATGTCAGAGTGGTTGTCAATGAACAGAAAATGTTTCGGTTTATTCGGAAATGATAAGATAACGCGAGGTTGGAATAGAGATACTTGCAATGTTTCCCCTTCTTCTACTTctgattcttcttttccttcttcttcttcattatcatcatcatcattatcttcttttttttcctcttcgttgatttcattttctattcCATTCTCTTGCTTTTCAACACTTGATTCATCGACGTGAAACCAGTTGTCCAAAGTTGGAAAATTAAAAACTTTACCGATATCCAAACGCCCTGATTTCGTTATTGAACAGATACCGTTCACCTCTACATCTGCGTTAACGAATTTGGAACAACTCAACATACTTTGATCTTTTAACAGTCGTATGTTCCATATGTTATTCCAGGTGTAGCTTACCCatgtagaagaagaatgaCAAAAAACACATGAAATCAAGTTggttttattattatcttcttcttcttctttttcttcttcctcttcttcatcatcgtcatcgtcttcttcttctttcaatgaCGTAGATATATTCTGTAAATATGACAGGGAAACAGGTTTCAAGCCAAGAAATCGTTTTTTAATGTCATTAAAAGTTCCATCAACGTCTTGTATATGGAATCTCATGTACACACCATTTTCTAAACCAACATGCAGATTAAGCATTCCTATCCAAGAATCTCTAATCATGATCATGtcagaaattttttcattgacAAGTTGTAGACTTATTACAGATAAAAAATCCTCCTTTTGGTCTCTAAGAGACATTATTTTAATTATACCTTCGTTATCAGCTATGGCTAATAAATCAGCATGCTGTGTATCTTGTACAATGGAAAGTCTAGACGGCATTGTATCCAATTCTGGGTGAGTTGTCAGTTCAATTAATGAATCTGTGGATGAATCTATCTTAAAATAGACCAATTCGTAATTTGATAATGCTATGATCAGCTGTGTCTTCGAGGATGTTGCACACACAATACGAATACCTGCTGGGGGTACCCAAGTCAACTTATTAGAATACTTGGATTTACCACTTGGTACAATATGCCTCAATTCCGCAGTGCATACTTGAATAATAGAATGTGAACCCATTAGGCATGTATGGATTGTAGTATCTTGAGATAGCTTGAAAGTTGAACTTGTTGCTTCGTCAGGTGTTAGTTCTTCCATGGATTCATTGTCAATCTGTaatatcattgttttcttggGGAAAGTTATGAATAGAAGAGTATTGTTGTCACCTGTTGCTGCAGGATCAGGTATTAACCATAATTTAGTTGCGTTTGGTGGCAAACTAGTAGATATCAAATTAGAGTAATTCACAGCGTTTGTTAGAGTTATTATCTTGCTATTCGTAAAATGTTTAGTGACAATAGAAAGTGGCGAATCACTCAAAATTTGAGATCTAATTGATGGATTCAAATTTAGCTGTTGTGATAATATACTCAAATTTTGTAATTCGACGGATGGTTCGAAAACCAGCGAATTATTTGGATTTTTTGAGGTTAAAATCTTAGAAGGATCGTTCTCTACACCCAGTTGTTCAAACTGAAATAGAAAGTTGTTGTTCATTTCAGATAATGCAAACAGGTAACCACTCTTGAAAATGTGTAATTGATGTGAATTTTGGATTGTATCAAAATAGGATAACTGAATTAGCGGTCTATTtctatcattattatcgGGCCTAACTGTTAATTTGAAAAGGTCACCATGGTTGGATTGTAggagaacaaaaaaatcatttttcaatttctgtACTATGCCTGAAATAATTGTTACGTTTTTCTGACTGTTTCTTATGCCAGCTCTCTGAGGTATTTCCACTTTTAAGCTAAAAAATCCATTCATGTCCTTAATAAGGATATGATTTTCGAAGCCAATGACAACAAAAGGATTGAAAAGGGAATCATCGTCAACATCATAGTTGTTGTCGTTGAGGGAAGTTGTTATACCATACCGCGACAAATCTGGTAAGCTTAAGATGAAGCCTGCTGATGAATTGACTGAATAATCAGCCTTTTTGACGATATGATTCAAGCCCAATTCAAGTACATAGAATATCAAGTGTACTGATAGTTGAGCAGCGGTATTGTCAATTTCTAAAGTAACAAAACATGGATTATTAAAATTTACATCACAAACAGTCATATCTAATGTTACCATATGAGGCCTAATGATTTCCAGGGGAGAGGATATCCTCAATTTTTGGGCATAATCAACGAGGAAACACAATTTATTCTGTTCTACAGATGAAAGAACTATACAACGCCCATTAGGGTCGATTTCCATGTACGATATGGGAGATACTCTTCGAAGGGTGGTTCTACTTAACGGTTGATTCACCAAAGTCTTTAGTTTAAACGTACCGGCTTGCATAGCGATCTGCACAATACTTAAATTGCCAGAGTCAGAAGTTAACACCAAAAAAGTGGGCCAATTGGAAGCGTTTTTCCTTGACCCAGAATGTGGCAAGTCGAGCGACTTCATCGAGGTTATCGTTGCAAACAGGTTTTGGAATTTAGTAACAAGCTTCATCTGCCCTTCTGAAGTATCATAGAGCTCCAAGTGTGTCTCAGTAGCAATACACAATTGCGACTGCTCACGCCTGGACCCCGCATCCAGATCCACGAAGTGCCCTATGCAGGAGTGCCTAAAGTTTGTCTGTTTTTGTAACGTGAGATGGTATAAGTACAGATCATTATCCTTAGCAACCATTGTC from Saccharomyces mikatae IFO 1815 strain IFO1815 genome assembly, chromosome: 13 encodes:
- the RSE1 gene encoding U2 snRNP complex subunit RSE1 (similar to Saccharomyces cerevisiae RSE1 (YML049C); ancestral locus Anc_1.497) → MVAKDNDLYLYHLTLQKQTNFRHSCIGHFVDLDAGSRREQSQLCIATETHLELYDTSEGQMKLVTKFQNLFATITSMKSLDLPHSGSRKNASNWPTFLVLTSDSGNLSIVQIAMQAGTFKLKTLVNQPLSRTTLRRVSPISYMEIDPNGRCIVLSSVEQNKLCFLVDYAQKLRISSPLEIIRPHMVTLDMTVCDVNFNNPCFVTLEIDNTAAQLSVHLIFYVLELGLNHIVKKADYSVNSSAGFILSLPDLSRYGITTSLNDNNYDVDDDSLFNPFVVIGFENHILIKDMNGFFSLKVEIPQRAGIRNSQKNVTIISGIVQKLKNDFFVLLQSNHGDLFKLTVRPDNNDRNRPLIQLSYFDTIQNSHQLHIFKSGYLFALSEMNNNFLFQFEQLGVENDPSKILTSKNPNNSLVFEPSVELQNLSILSQQLNLNPSIRSQILSDSPLSIVTKHFTNSKIITLTNAVNYSNLISTSLPPNATKLWLIPDPAATGDNNTLLFITFPKKTMILQIDNESMEELTPDEATSSTFKLSQDTTIHTCLMGSHSIIQVCTAELRHIVPSGKSKYSNKLTWVPPAGIRIVCATSSKTQLIIALSNYELVYFKIDSSTDSLIELTTHPELDTMPSRLSIVQDTQHADLLAIADNEGIIKIMSLRDQKEDFLSVISLQLVNEKISDMIMIRDSWIGMLNLHVGLENGVYMRFHIQDVDGTFNDIKKRFLGLKPVSLSYLQNISTSLKEEEDDDDDEEEEEEKEEEEDNNKTNLISCVFCHSSSTWVSYTWNNIWNIRLLKDQSMLSCSKFVNADVEVNGICSITKSGRLDIGKVFNFPTLDNWFHVDESSVEKQENGIENEINEEEKKEDNDDDDNEEEEGKEESEVEEGETLQVSLFQPRVILSFPNKPKHFLFIDNHSDIQQCRLSLRVNGICLNYNKSNILFIILHNVRCISAAIVDFTRQANHLVICAEDKRLLTYKVLVNKDQSSFEIEPIHQTNIISPIYSMLKFKNFLLTAIDSTIVLYGLGKKQLLRRSVTQTPVSITKIVSMDQWNHERLAVGDIHESVTLFIWNPAGNIFIPIVDDSVKRHVATLKFLDEATIIGADKFGNVWTLRCPLECEKIISNCNPEELSDNTIKYPLDLISLQQKLPNTYDCKFKFQLLNHFFVNDIITDFHILDSISNSDRPGCIYMGLQGTVGCFIPLLSKGNVLMMKKIESIMAEADDSFYLDYESRKRNKNMRKEDDEEELASVVLHGLHDIVDEPICEGSYSVVGRDHQNYRSYYAPVRKVIDGDLCENFLRLSLIEQEFLTNNLKNIQVKDIIHSIIEVRTNYI
- the AIM32 gene encoding Aim32p (similar to Saccharomyces cerevisiae AIM32 (YML050W); ancestral locus Anc_1.498) — its product is MLRIAIRRLRQRACFHRSFELISFPDLHSSIQDEQTNCYCQKINAKLPSTTDPLNPQLKLPQKTPNYSKHVLLLSPGDKFAQPWKVAWNHNLDTNLNRPYNAIKKLRSSLSDSPGILINAVHLQNEFIPRPKGNNEWLYFFVIPDMKLYIIKETNIEEFASFLHEGVFQAPRLSFQDYLSGKAKVAPHVQHVHRKNLTRFHGETFLRDWNLVCGHFKRDEKCGEMGPDIIKAFQDENLLSENNLAIISHVGGHIFAGNVIFYKLFGGGDGGSAQSKLDSLWFGKVYPHNLKLLCENLENGRIIDEMYRGGISMN